Below is a genomic region from Burkholderia pseudomultivorans.
TCTCGAGCATCGCGCCGAGCGTCCGCGAGGAAGGCCTGCCGATCGAGACGTTCTCGCTGAAGTATGCAGCCGTGCAGTGGAAGCAGACCCAGCAGAAGATCGGCGGCAACCAGGGCGGCAACACGCAGGGCGCCTGGAGCCTGACCAAGAACGACAAGACCTACGCGGTCTAAGGTCGGTTGCGGCAACGGGGCGCGCGGCGCTCCGTTGCCGTTTTTCGCAGCAGATGCCGGCCGATGAAACGCTTCGAGCCCAGTTTTCTCGACAAGCTGTTCGACGACGAACCGCACCTGCCGGCCTCGGCGGCGATGCGGCAATTGTCGCTGGACGAGCTGAAGAACACGGTCGCCCGCGACGTCGAGGCGATCCTCAATACCCGTATCGCGCACACCGAGTCCGAACTGGCCGCGCTGCCGGAGTGCCAGAAGTCGGTGCTGACCTACGGGCTGAACGATTTCGCCGGGCTGAGCCTCGCGAGCCACTACGATCGCGCGTTCATCTGCAAGTCGATCCAGCAGGCCATCGCGCGCCATGAGCCGCGGCTGCAGCAGGTGCAGGTGACGTTCGAGCTGAACGAGCAGTCGACCAACGCGCTCTATTTCGCGATCCAGGCGCTGCTCGTCGTGCACCCGGCAGAGGAGCCGGTCAGCTTCGACGCGATGCTGCAACCGTCGACACTGCAGTATTCGGTGACGCGCGCGCGCGCGGCGCGAATGCCGTAATTCAAGCCGCCGAGCGGGCCGGACCGCCCGGTGGCGGATCAGGGTCCGGCAAGGAATGGAAGAGCTTCGGGGTCGTCGATGGAAGAATTGCTGCCGTACTACGAGCGCGAATTATCGTTTTTGCGGCGCTATTCGCGGGATTTCGCCGAACGTTATCCGAAGATCGCGGCGCGCCTCGCGCTGTCCGGCGAGCACTGCGAGGATCCGCACGTCGAGCGGATGATCGAGTCGTTCGCGCTGCTCGGCGCGCGCATCAACAAGAAGCTCGACGACGACTACCCCGAATTCACCGAAGCGCTGCTGGAGGTGCTGTATCCGCACTACCTGCGACCGTTTCCGTCCTGCTCGATCGCGCAGTTCGCACCGGCGGCGCCGGGCCAGCAGACCGAGCCGGTCGTGATCCGGCGCGGCACCGAGCTCAAGAGCCGCCCGATCCGCGGCGTGCAGTGCCGGTTCCGCACCGCGTACGACGTGACGCTCGCGCCCGTCCGCATCTCGGAAGCGCGCTACACGCCGGTCGCACTCGCGCCGAGCGCGACGGTGCTGCCGTCCAACGCGACCGGCGTGATCTCGATCACGTTCGAATCGCTCGCCGCGCAGCTCGATCTCGGCGCGCTGAAGCTGCCGACGCTGCGCGCGCACCTGCACGGCGAGCAGTCGTTCGTCGCCGAGCTGACCGACTGCCTGTTCGTCAACGTGCTCGGCGCGTATGTCGAGCCCGAGCGCAACGGCCGCTGGACCGCGCTGCGCAAGCTGCCGATCGCGCAGGCCGGCTTCGACGAGGACGACGCGCTGATCGACTATCCGGCGAAGTCGCACCCCGCATATCGCCTGCTCACCGAATACTTCGCGTTTCCCGACAAGTTCGACTTCGTCGACTTCGATCTCGCGGCGATCGCGCGCGCGGCGGGCCGCTGCCAGCGCGCGACGCTGCATCTCGTGCTGCAGGACGTGCGCAGCGACTCGCATGTCGCGCGGCTGCTCGAACTGCTGAGCGCGAGCCACTTCCGGCTGTTCTGCACGCCGATCGTGAACCTGTTCCGCCAGCACGGCGAGCCGATCCGCATCACGCATCGCGCGGTGTCGTATCCGGTGATCGCCGAGGCGAGGCGCGCGTTCGCATACGAGGTGTATTCGATCGACTCGGTGAAGCTGGTCCGGCAGCAGGCGCACGAGGAATCGGTGATCGAGTTCCGGCCGTTCTACTCGCTGCATCACGGCGAGGCGGCGCGGATCGGTCATTACTGGTTCGCGCGCCGCAACGACTGGGTCGCGCAGAAGAGCCCCGGCTATGAAACCGAGATCTCGATCGTCGACATCGACTTCGAGCCGACGTCGCCGCAGACCGACACGCTGAGCCTCGATCTCACCTGCACGAACCGCGACCTGCCGGCGATGCTCGCCTTCGGCCTCGAAGGCGGCGACCTGTTCCAGGAAGGCGGCGCGCAGACGAGCGGCATCGCACTGCTGCGCCGCCCGACGCAGAGCGTGCGCTTCGAGCGCGGCCGCGCCGCGCACTGGCGGCTCGTGTCGCACCTCGCGCTGAATCACGTGTCGCTGGTCGCGCACGGGCTCGCGCCGCTGAAGGAAATGCTGACGCTGTACGACCTGCGGCGCACCGCCGTGTCGACGCGCCAGATCGACGGGCTGGTCAGCGTCGAGCAGCGCGGCGCGGTGCAATGGCTGCCCGGCAAGCCGTTCGCGACCTTCGTGCGCGGCATCGAGGTGCGGCTGACGATCGACGAGGAACACTTCGTCGGCGCGAGTCTCGCCTCGTTCGTACGCGTGCTCGACAGCTTCTTCGGGCTGTACGTCCACCTCAACAGTTTCGTTCAACTAGTCGTCGTGTCGAAGCGCACCGGCGAGGAGATCATCCGATGCAAGCCCCGCACCGGCGAATCGATCCTGGCGTAGTCGACGCGCTGCTCGACGAGCCGCACCGCTTCGAGTTCTTCCAGGCCGTGCGCGTGCTCGAAGGGCTGTTCGCGCGGCAGGCGTCGGATGCGCCCGGCGCGTGGCGGCAGGGCGACGTCGTCGCGCAGCGCATCGAATTCCGCAACACGCTGTCGCTCGGCTTTCCGCCGAGCGAAATCGAAGGCGCACGCTCGTATGGCGACGACGGCACGCCGCTCGACTCGGGCGAGCAGCGCGAAGCCGCGCTCGCGGCCGGCGAGCTCGGCCACGTCGAGCTGACGCCCGCGTTCTTCGGGCTGCTCGGCGGGCAGGGCGCGCTGCCGCTGCACTACACCGAGCAGATCGTCGCGCGCGAGCACCTGAAGCGCGATCATGCGGCGCGCGCGTTCTTCGACGTGTTCTCGAACCGCGCGACCGCGCTGTTCTATGCCGCGTGGAAGAAGTACCGGCTGCCGTTCCACTACGAGCTCGACCGCGACGAGCGCTATCTGCCGCTGCTGCTCGCGATCGCCGGCGTGCCGAACGACGAGGTGCGCGACAGTCTCGCGGCCGGGGTCGGCGGCGTGCTCGACGAGGCCGTCGCGGGCTACGCGCTGGCCGCGCGGCACCGGCCGATGTCGGCCGCGTACCTGCAGCGCACGCTGTCTGACTACTTCCGCGTGCCGGTGAAGATCGACCAGTTCGTCGGCAAGTGGTACGACGTGCCGCCCGACCAGCTGAGCGTGCTCGGCGAGGTCAATGCGGTGCTCGGCGCGACGGCGCTCGTCGGCGAGCGCGTGTGGCAGCGCGACATGCGCGCGCGGATCGTCGTCGGGCCGCTGTCCAAGCGCGACTACGAGGCGTTCCTGCCCGGCGGCGCGCAGGCCGTCGCGCTCGAACGGATGCTGACGCTGCTGGCCGGCGTCACGCTCGAATACGAGGTCAAGCTCGTGCTCAAGCGCACCGAGGTCGGCGCGAGCGTGCTCGGCGCCGGTTCGCGGCTCGGCTGGGACGCGTTCCTGTGCACGCGCGACGCCGCCGAGGATCGCGCGGATGCACGCTACGAGCTGCACGTGATTCACTGATTCCGCGGGTCCGCCTGCCGATGCAGCGCATGCGCGCGCCATCGGCAGGCGGACCCCGACAACAAGTACGCAATCGAACCTGAGATCGACGCCATGAGCACGCCCCTGAAGACCCTGATCACGAAACTGAATCCGCTGTGCCGGCATGCGACCGAGCGCGCGGCGAGCGCATGCCTGGCGCGCGGCCATTACGAGGTCGATCTGGAGCACCTGTTCCTCGCGCTGCTCGAGGAGCCGGCGGGCGACCTGCCGCTCGCGCTGCGTGCGAGCCGCATCGATCCGCACGCGCTGCGCGCCGACCTGGAACGCGAGCTGACGCGCCTGAAGACCGGCAACACGCGCACGCCGGTGTTCTCGGTGCACCTGATCGCGCTGTTCGAGCAGGCGTGGCTGATCGCGTCGCTCGATTCGCAGCTCGGCCGCATCCGTTCCGGGCATCTGCTGCTGGCGCTGCTGACGGCGCCCGATCTCGCGCAGTTCGCGCAGCGGATGTCCGCGCAGTTCGCGGACGTCAACGTGACGGACCTGAAGCACAAGTTCGACGAGATCGTTGCCGGCTCCAGCGAAGCGGAACCGCGCCAGGCCGATGCGGGCGACGGCGACGCCGCGCCCGCGGCCGACGGCGCCGCACCCGCGGCCGGACCGTCGAAGACGCCCGCGCTCGACACGTACACGACCAACCTCACGCAGCGCGCGCGCGACGGCAAGATCGATCCGGTGATCGGCCGCGAGGCGGAGATTCGCCAGGCGATCGACATCCTGATGCGGCGCCGCCAGAACAACCCGATCATGACCGGCGAGGCCGGCGTCGGCAAGACCGCCGTCGTCGAGGGCCTCGCGCTGCGGATCGCGGCCGACGACGTGCCGCCGCCGTTGCGCGGCGTCGCGCTGCACGTGCTCGACATGGGACTGCTGCAGGCCGGCGCGAGCGTGAAGGGCGAGTTCGAGAACCGGCTGAAGAGCGTGATCGACGAGGTCAAGAAGAGCGCGCACCCGATCATCCTGTTCATCGACGAGGCGCACACGATCATCGGCGCGGGCGGCCAGGCCGGCCAGAACGATGCGGCGAACCTGCTGAAGCCGGCGCTCGCGCGCGGCGAGCTGCGCACGATCGCCGCGACGACGTGGAGCGAATACAAGAAGTACTTCGAGAAGGATGCGGCGCTCGCGCGGCGCTTCCAGGTCGTGAAGGTCGAGGAGCCGAGCGAGCCGCTTGCGGCCGCCATGTTGCGCGGGATGGCCGGGCTGATGGAGAAGCACTTCAACGTGCGCATCCTCGACGATGCGATCACCGAAGCCGTGCGCCTGTCGCACCGCTACATCAGCGGCCGCCAGCTGCCGGACAAGGCGATCAGCGTGCTCGACACCGCGTGCGCGAAGGTCGCGCTCGCGCACAGCGCGACGCCGGCCGCGATCGACGATACGAAGAAGCGCATCGAGCGGATCGATGCGGAAATCGCCTCGCTCGAACGCGAGGCGGCCGGCGGCGCGGCGCACGACGAGCGGCTCGGCGAGCTGCGCACCGAGCGCGACGCGGCGCTCGAACAGCTGGCGAAGGACGAAGCGCGCTACGAAGCGGAGCGCGCGATCGTCGCCGAGATCACCGAACTGCGCGAAGCGCTCGACCATGCACGCGGCCCGTCCGACGACGGCCAGCCGGTCGACGTGCAGGCCACGCGCGACAAGCTCGCCGAGCGCGTCGCGGCGCTGCATGCGTTGCAGGGCGGCGAGCCGATGGTGCCGCTGCAGGTCGACGGCCATGTCGTCGCCGAGATCGTCGCCGCGTGGACGGGCATTCCGCTCGGCCGGATGGTGAAGGACGAGATCGACACCGTGCTGAACCTGCAGCCGCTGCTCGCCGCGCGCGTGATCGGCCAGGACCATGCGCTCGAGGCGATCGCCCAGCGCGTGCGTACGGCGTCCGCGAGCCTCGAGGATCCGAACAAGCCGCGCGGCGTGTTCATGTTCGTCGGGCCGTCGGGCGTCGGCAAGACCGAGACGGCGCTTGCGCTGGCCGACATCCTGTACGGCGGCGAGCGCAAGATGGTCACGATCAACATGAGCGAGTACCAGGAAGCGCACAGCGTGTCGGGCCTGAAGGGTTCGCCGCCGGGCTACGTCGGATACGGCGAGGGCGGCGTGCTGACCGAGGCCGTGCGCCGCAATCCGTATTCGGTCGTGCTGCTCGACGAGGTCGAGAAGGCGCACCCGGACGTGCTCGAGATGTTCTTCCAGGTGTTCGACAAGGGCATGATGGACGACGCCGAAGGGCGCGAGATCGACTTCCGCAACACGCTGATCATCCTGACGTCGAACGTCGGCTCGGCCGCGGTGATGCAGGCGTGCCTGAACAAGCCGGCGGAGGAACTGCCCGATCCGGACGCGCTCGCCGACGCGCTGCGCCCGCAGCTGTACAAGACCTTCAAGCCCGCGTTCCTCGGCCGGATGAAGGTGGTGCCGTACTACCCGATCTCCGACGACGTGCTGGCCGAGATCATCGAGCTGAAGCTCGAGCGGATCCGCCGCCGCATCGAAGCGAACCACAAGGCCATGTTCGAGTGGGACGAGTCGCTCGTCGATGCGGTGCTCGCGCGCTGCACCGAGGTCGATTCGGGCGCCCGCAACGTCGACCACATCCTGAACGGCACGCTGCTGCCGGAGATCGCGGGCCATGTGCTGGGCCGGATCGCCGACGGCGCGGCCATCGCGCGCATCGCGGTGCGCGCGGACGAGGCCGGCGAATTCGCGTATACCGTCGAATGAGCGCGGCCCGCGCAACCTCATGCCTCAACGGATTCACTGAACCATGCCGATCAATCTTCCCGAGCTGCTGACGCCGGTCAGCGACGCGTCGCCCACCGGCGACGACCTGCTGTTCTCGAACGAATTCGACGCGATCCAGGAAGCGCGGCGCTACGACGACCCGACGCTCGACCAGGGCGAATGGGTGACCGAGATCAAGGAAGCCGACTGGGGCTTCGTCGTCGATCGCGCGAGCGAACTGCTGCGCACGCGCACCAAGGACCTGCGGCTCGCGGTGTGGCTGACCGAGGCGCTCGCGCTCGAGGACGGCATCACGGGCCTCACCGACGGCTATGCGCTGCTCGAAGGGCTGTGCCGCGAGTACTGGGACACCGTGCACCCGCTGCCGGAAGGCGACGACATCGAATACCGGCTCGGCAACGTCGCATGGCTGTCCGGCCGCACGGCCGAGCTGCTGCGCGGGATTCCGATGACGGACGGCGCGTCGAACGCGTTCACCACGCTCGACTGGGAAGTCGCGCAGCACGTCGCGCAGGCGATCAAGCGCGATCCCGAGCACGCGGACGACATCGCGCGCGGCAAGCCGTCGGTCGACCAGATCGACGCGTCGCGGCGCGTGACGCCGATCGCGTTCTACACGACGCTGCTCGCGAACCTGAAGGCGTTCGAGTTTGCGCTCGACGCGTTCGAGGAAACGCTGGTTGGTCGCGCGGGCGAGTCCGCGCCGAGCTTCCGGCAGGCGCGCGATGCGTTCGAGACCGTATACCGGCTCGCGGAGCGCTTTGCGCGCGAGCAGGGCTATACGGGCAGCGCGCCGCATACGCAGGCGGCGCCGCAGCCCGAGCGCATCGAGCCGAGTTTCGGTAACCCGATCCAGACGGAGGACACGCACGTGCAGCCGCAGCCCGTTCCACGCGCGCCGGTGACGCAGATGATCGCCGGCATCCAGAACCGCGCGCAGGCGGTCGACCAGCTGCGTGCGGTGGCGCGCTATTTCCGCCAGACCGAGCCGCACAGCCCGGTCGCGTATCTGGCCGACAAGGCCGCCGAGTGGGCCGACATGCCGCTGCACAAGTGGCTCGAGAGCGTCGTGAAGGACGACGGTTCGCTGTCGCATATTCGCGAGCTGCTGGGCGTGAGGCCGGACGAGCAGTCGTAAACGCAAAACGGGCGACGCCCTTTCCGGCGCCGCCCGCTGTCGGCCGGGCCGCCCCCGCAGCGGGCGCGGCCGGCTTGCGCTACTGCCCCACCCGGAACTCGATCCGCCGGTTCCGCGCGCGCCCTTCGGCCGTATCGTTCGGTGCGATCGGCTGATCCGGCCCGACGCCCGTCGTCGTCATCTGCTGCGGCGCGATGCTCTTCGTGATCAGATAACCCTTCACCGCATCCGCGCGCGCCTGGCTCAGCGCGATGTTCGACGTGCGGTTCCCCGAGTTGTCGGTGTGTCCGATGATGTCGACCGTGCGGTTCGGCATCTTCGCGAGCGCGGCCGCCATCTGGTCGAGAATCTGCTTGCCCTGTGGCGTCAGCGTCGCGCTGCCGGTCTCGAATTCGATCGTCCGGTTCGCGAGCGTCTGGTCGAGCAGGCCCTGCTCGGACGCCGACACGCGCAGCCCGTTGCGGATCGTGTAGGTCGGGTTCAGCGTGTTCGCCATGTCGCTCGCGAGCTGCTGGCGCTGCGCCTCGTTGTGCACCTCGCCCTTCATCTCGATCTGCGTGCCGTTGATCTTCAGCTGTCCCTTGCTGATCTGCTTGAGCTGCGGCCCGAGCAGCTTCTGCACGTTAGCGCTCCAGTTCGGCGGCGTCGCGACGTCGCCGACCTCGATCTGGTCGACCACGTTCGCCGCGCCGTAGGTGTCGCGCAGCTTCTGCAGCACGGCGGCCTTGGTCGCCTCGTCGGGCACCTTGCCGCCGACGACCACCTGGCCGGGCGTCGCGTTCGCCGGCGGCGGCGTGATCGTGCCCGCGGTGCCGGCCGTGCCGTGCACGACCGAGCCGGCGGCCGGCTGCACCGCGCCGGGATTCGCGTTGGCGGGCAGCGCGGCCGTCGCGACCGTGCCGTTGCCGACCGGCGTCACGGTCGCGCCCGTGTTCTGCGCGAAGCTCGCGCCGCTCGCGACGAGCCCGGCAGCGAGGAGGGCGGCGCCCAGCGTGCACCGGGCGTGAGTCATCTGGTGCATGCCGTCAGCCTCCGATGAACGCTTCGCGGAACGCGTCGATTGCGACGCGCAGCGACAGTTGCGGTTGGTCGAGGTAGCTGACGAGCTTGCTGATCTGCTGATCGTTTTGCGCATGGGCGTCGATCCACTCGGGATCGTCGATGTCGATGTTGTGGGCGGCGTAGGTCTGCGGGTCGACGACGCTCAGCAGCGTCTTCGCCGACGCGCCGTTGAAGCCGATGATGAGCCGCTCGCGCTCGGCGATCGAGCCGATGAAGATCGCGAGCTCGAAGTCGGCCTGCGCGACGAACGGGGCGATCAGTTCGAGCCAGAACGCGGCGACCAGGCTGCGGTAGAACGGATCGACCGGCAGCGGCAGCGTCAGGCCGCGCTCGATGTGCGACGAGCCGCTCTGCATCACCGGGCGCAGCAGCGAGCCGAGCGCGAGCATCGCGCCGCGCAGCCGCACCGGGTGACCGCTCTCGAGCAGCATCTGCTGCAGGCCGTACAGCGACTGGTGTTCGACGAAATCGTTGAAGGTGCCGTCATGCGACGTGCCGGGGCCGCCGATGTCGATCGGCACCTGCGTGTCGCCGAGCGCCTGCAGCGCGCCGGGCGGCTCGTCCTTGCCGAGCAGCGCCGGCATCTGCGCGGCGATGCGCGACCACAGCCGCGCGAACGCGAGCGGGCTGCGCGCGAGGAACGCGAGCGGCCGGTCGACTTCGAGCGCGGTCGCGCCGAGGAACGGGAAGCGGCGCATCGACACGTCGTGGCTCGCGACCATGTGCCCGGCAATCGCGAGCTTGCTGCGCGAGCCGAGGAACGCGAAGTGCATCGGCTTCGCATCCTCGTAGACGAGCTTCCAGCGCGGGTCTTCCGCGAGCAGTTCGAGCGCCTGCGCGATCCAGCGGTCGAGCGTCTGCAGCAGCTGCGGATTGTGCGCGCTCTTCACGAAGTCGCCGCGCGAAGGAATCTTGCCGAAGTAGGCGACTTGCGCCTGAACGGTTTGCGTCATTGCGCCCCCTGTGCATTCGTTCCGGTAGCGGCCGCGACGGCCGGTGCGGCGCCCGGCGCGCCTGCGCCGGTCTGGGCCGCGTTCTGCGCGGCGCCCGCGCTCACGTCGGCGACCGACGACGGCAGCTGCAGCCCGCGCAGGCTCTGCTGCTGCGGCTGGTCGCCGCCGCCGCCCGTCGGCTGCGACGTGCTGATGATGCGCATCGTCACCGACACGCTCACGCTGCCTTGTGCCCACGTCAGGTCGAAGGTGCCGTCCGGACGGCGCTTGCGCTGCGCCGAGTTGATCAGCTTCTCGAGACCGTAGCGGCCCGGCTCGTTGACGAGCTGGATCGTGCGGCCGTCGAAGGTCGTCGCGGACAGCGTCGCGCCCGGCGAGCCCTGCGGGTTCGGCCACACGAAGTTGGTCCACTGCGGCGGCGTGTTGCGGTAGCGCAGTTGCTGGCCGTCGATCGCGATCGTGTATTCCGTCGTGCCCGTGCTCGGCTGCGGCAGGATCTGGAACACCGTCTGCGGCTCGGACGACGCGGCCGCGCCGCCTGCGGCGCCGCCGGACAGCGGCGCGACCCAGCGCGCGAAGCCGTTCGTGAACTCCGGCGACAGCGCGAGGCCCATGTCGCCCCACGTGCGCGCCGCGAGCGTGTCGCCGCGACGCACCGCGAGCGGCCCGAGCGTCGTGCCGACGAACTTCGCGATCGAGCCGTCCGGACCGAACACCTGCGCGATCTCGCCGGCGCCGGCCTCGACCTTCGCGTTCGCCGCGAACGGGTACTTGGTCGCGAGCGAGCCCTGGAACGCCTGATAGACCTGCGCGTTCCACACCTTGTTGACTTCGACGCTGGCCGGCTGGATCACGACCGAGAACGCCTGCATCAGCGGCCGCACCAGCAGCGGACGCAGCGACTTGCGTTGCGAGTCGGTGAGGCCCGTCAGCATCTGCTCGTCGACGAACTTCAGCGAATCGGCCAGTTCCGAACCGTTGCCGTCGAGCGTCTGCTGCATCAGCTGGCGCGCGCCCGGGCCCGGATCGCCCTGGTTCTTGATCACGTTGAAGCGCGTGCGGACCTTCGACAGCGTGTCCATGTAGCCCTTCAGCAACGAGGTGCCGTCATGCGTCGCGACGATCCGCGCGAGGCCGATGAACTCCTGGCCGATCGGACCCATCGGCACCTCGACCGGATTGCCGTTGATGTCGATGTTGGCAGCCGCGACCTGGCCGGCCTGCGAGCGCGTGAACAGCTGCTTGACCCAGTTCACGACGCCGGTCTGCGCCTTCTTGATCGTCACGTTCGCGAGCGACGGGTTGTCCCACGAGGTCTGGTCGTACGCGGTCTCCAGGATCTTGCGGATCGGCGAATCCTGCGGGTCGCCGAGGCGGTTCATCCCGTCGACGGCCTGGCCGAAGCTGCTGAAGCCCTGCACCGCGATGCCCTGCATGAACTTCTGCCAGTGCTGCGCGTACTCGGTCTTGTACATGCCGACCAGCGTCTTCTGGATCTGCTCGGGGCTGCCCTCGAGCGTCAGGTCGTCCTGCGTCGACGTGTTCAGCACCCAGTCCTTCGCCTGCAGCTCCTTGGTCGCCGCATCGCGGATCGCCGGCTGCACGTAGTCGAACCAGGCCTCGCGCGTGAACGTGCCCGGAATCGCGTAGCTGCCCGCGACCAGCGACTGGTTGCCGTCGCCGACGATGCGCGCGACGGTCATCGGCGCGAAGCGGGTCGACGCGCGCGCCTTGATTTCCTCGTAGACGCGCTGGCGGGCCGGCATGCCGCGCACGACGCGGCGCAGGTTCTCGCGGGTCTGGTCGACGAGCGCGTAGTTCGCGTCGATCATCGGCCAGTCGTTGTCGTTCACGCGGGCGAGATAGAACGAGATCATGCGCTCGGCGCTCTTGATCATCTCGTCGCGCGGCATGTTGCCGCGATTCGTCTCGAGCCAGCCGCGCCAGAAGCGGGCGAGCTGGTCGGTCAGGTGCGCCTGTTCGACGTGGCGCTTGTCGGACAGCATCAGGTAGGTCTTCAGCGCGTTGTACGCATCCTGCACGTTGGTCGGCGACGCGTCGCTGTACAGGCCGCCTTGCGGCGCGGCCGGCGGTTGCGGCGCGGCCAGTGCGCCCGCGACGGACGACGACGGCTGCGCGGCGCCGGCCTGCGGCGCGGCGCCCGCCGGGTTCGTCGATACCGGCAGCGCGTTCGCCTGCACGGCGCCCGACTCGGGCGGGCGCGTCATCGGCACGAGCTGGTCGGGGTGCGCGTTCACGTCCTTCAGGAACGACGCGAGGTTCTGCGATACCGGGTTCAGCAGGATCTGGCGCACGCCGTTGTAGTACTCGGTCAGCAGGTGCTGCTCGAGGCGGTCGCCCTGGTACAGGCCGAGCGAGACCGACAGCGGCTTGTCGCGTCGGAACTGCTCGAGCTGGTCGATCCGGTCCTCGAGGATGTCCATCGCCTGCAGGCGCGACTGCAGGTCGTTGCGGCCCTGCTGCAGGCGCGTGACGTTGTCGAGGTCGGCCTGCACGTTCGCGACCAGCTGCTGGTTGCCGATCGTCGACCAGGTCCAGCCGCCGAGCGCGAGCGCAAGCGCCGCGACGAAGCCGAAGAAGGTCGCATAGCGCAGGCGCGTCTTGGTCGGGCTCGCGAACTGGCGCACCGTCTGGCGGTCGGCGAAGATCACCTTCGAGAACAGGTCGCGCAGGAAGAAGCCGTTCTTCGAGAACGCGCTGTGCGGCTTGGGCAGCGCGCTCGCGTCGAGGCCGAAGCGGTGCGCGATGCGCTGCGCGGCCGTGCTGCTGGTCTCGCCTTCCTGCAGCGCACTGGTGAAATAGAAGCCGCGGAAGATCGGCTTGTACTGGAACGGGTTGTTCTCGAACAGCGTCGCGAGGAAGGCGCGCAGCGCCGGCTTGACCGTCGAGAACTCGAGCGGGAAGCTCAGCTGGCCCGGCGACAGCTGGTTGCCGCGCGACAGCGACAGCTGCGCGACACTGATTTCCTTCAGGCCTTCGTAGAGTTCCTCGAAGCGCTCGTCGAACAGCGCGACGACGTCGCGCTTCTCGTCGGGCTCGTAGGGCAGCGTCGCGCCCCACACGCGGTCGTATTCGTGCTTGTCGCTGCTGCTGAAGAATTCGGTGAAGCCGGTGATCAGGTCGGCCTTCGTGAACATCACGTAGACCGGCGCGAACACTTCGAGCTTTTCCGTCAGCTCCTGAACGCGCTGGCGGAGGTTTTTCGCGAGATTGATCG
It encodes:
- a CDS encoding OmpA family protein, which encodes MHQMTHARCTLGAALLAAGLVASGASFAQNTGATVTPVGNGTVATAALPANANPGAVQPAAGSVVHGTAGTAGTITPPPANATPGQVVVGGKVPDEATKAAVLQKLRDTYGAANVVDQIEVGDVATPPNWSANVQKLLGPQLKQISKGQLKINGTQIEMKGEVHNEAQRQQLASDMANTLNPTYTIRNGLRVSASEQGLLDQTLANRTIEFETGSATLTPQGKQILDQMAAALAKMPNRTVDIIGHTDNSGNRTSNIALSQARADAVKGYLITKSIAPQQMTTTGVGPDQPIAPNDTAEGRARNRRIEFRVGQ
- the tssE gene encoding type VI secretion system baseplate subunit TssE gives rise to the protein MKRFEPSFLDKLFDDEPHLPASAAMRQLSLDELKNTVARDVEAILNTRIAHTESELAALPECQKSVLTYGLNDFAGLSLASHYDRAFICKSIQQAIARHEPRLQQVQVTFELNEQSTNALYFAIQALLVVHPAEEPVSFDAMLQPSTLQYSVTRARAARMP
- the tssH gene encoding type VI secretion system ATPase TssH produces the protein MSTPLKTLITKLNPLCRHATERAASACLARGHYEVDLEHLFLALLEEPAGDLPLALRASRIDPHALRADLERELTRLKTGNTRTPVFSVHLIALFEQAWLIASLDSQLGRIRSGHLLLALLTAPDLAQFAQRMSAQFADVNVTDLKHKFDEIVAGSSEAEPRQADAGDGDAAPAADGAAPAAGPSKTPALDTYTTNLTQRARDGKIDPVIGREAEIRQAIDILMRRRQNNPIMTGEAGVGKTAVVEGLALRIAADDVPPPLRGVALHVLDMGLLQAGASVKGEFENRLKSVIDEVKKSAHPIILFIDEAHTIIGAGGQAGQNDAANLLKPALARGELRTIAATTWSEYKKYFEKDAALARRFQVVKVEEPSEPLAAAMLRGMAGLMEKHFNVRILDDAITEAVRLSHRYISGRQLPDKAISVLDTACAKVALAHSATPAAIDDTKKRIERIDAEIASLEREAAGGAAHDERLGELRTERDAALEQLAKDEARYEAERAIVAEITELREALDHARGPSDDGQPVDVQATRDKLAERVAALHALQGGEPMVPLQVDGHVVAEIVAAWTGIPLGRMVKDEIDTVLNLQPLLAARVIGQDHALEAIAQRVRTASASLEDPNKPRGVFMFVGPSGVGKTETALALADILYGGERKMVTINMSEYQEAHSVSGLKGSPPGYVGYGEGGVLTEAVRRNPYSVVLLDEVEKAHPDVLEMFFQVFDKGMMDDAEGREIDFRNTLIILTSNVGSAAVMQACLNKPAEELPDPDALADALRPQLYKTFKPAFLGRMKVVPYYPISDDVLAEIIELKLERIRRRIEANHKAMFEWDESLVDAVLARCTEVDSGARNVDHILNGTLLPEIAGHVLGRIADGAAIARIAVRADEAGEFAYTVE
- the tssG gene encoding type VI secretion system baseplate subunit TssG, which encodes MQAPHRRIDPGVVDALLDEPHRFEFFQAVRVLEGLFARQASDAPGAWRQGDVVAQRIEFRNTLSLGFPPSEIEGARSYGDDGTPLDSGEQREAALAAGELGHVELTPAFFGLLGGQGALPLHYTEQIVAREHLKRDHAARAFFDVFSNRATALFYAAWKKYRLPFHYELDRDERYLPLLLAIAGVPNDEVRDSLAAGVGGVLDEAVAGYALAARHRPMSAAYLQRTLSDYFRVPVKIDQFVGKWYDVPPDQLSVLGEVNAVLGATALVGERVWQRDMRARIVVGPLSKRDYEAFLPGGAQAVALERMLTLLAGVTLEYEVKLVLKRTEVGASVLGAGSRLGWDAFLCTRDAAEDRADARYELHVIH
- the tssF gene encoding type VI secretion system baseplate subunit TssF; its protein translation is MEELLPYYERELSFLRRYSRDFAERYPKIAARLALSGEHCEDPHVERMIESFALLGARINKKLDDDYPEFTEALLEVLYPHYLRPFPSCSIAQFAPAAPGQQTEPVVIRRGTELKSRPIRGVQCRFRTAYDVTLAPVRISEARYTPVALAPSATVLPSNATGVISITFESLAAQLDLGALKLPTLRAHLHGEQSFVAELTDCLFVNVLGAYVEPERNGRWTALRKLPIAQAGFDEDDALIDYPAKSHPAYRLLTEYFAFPDKFDFVDFDLAAIARAAGRCQRATLHLVLQDVRSDSHVARLLELLSASHFRLFCTPIVNLFRQHGEPIRITHRAVSYPVIAEARRAFAYEVYSIDSVKLVRQQAHEESVIEFRPFYSLHHGEAARIGHYWFARRNDWVAQKSPGYETEISIVDIDFEPTSPQTDTLSLDLTCTNRDLPAMLAFGLEGGDLFQEGGAQTSGIALLRRPTQSVRFERGRAAHWRLVSHLALNHVSLVAHGLAPLKEMLTLYDLRRTAVSTRQIDGLVSVEQRGAVQWLPGKPFATFVRGIEVRLTIDEEHFVGASLASFVRVLDSFFGLYVHLNSFVQLVVVSKRTGEEIIRCKPRTGESILA
- the tssA gene encoding type VI secretion system protein TssA, whose protein sequence is MPINLPELLTPVSDASPTGDDLLFSNEFDAIQEARRYDDPTLDQGEWVTEIKEADWGFVVDRASELLRTRTKDLRLAVWLTEALALEDGITGLTDGYALLEGLCREYWDTVHPLPEGDDIEYRLGNVAWLSGRTAELLRGIPMTDGASNAFTTLDWEVAQHVAQAIKRDPEHADDIARGKPSVDQIDASRRVTPIAFYTTLLANLKAFEFALDAFEETLVGRAGESAPSFRQARDAFETVYRLAERFAREQGYTGSAPHTQAAPQPERIEPSFGNPIQTEDTHVQPQPVPRAPVTQMIAGIQNRAQAVDQLRAVARYFRQTEPHSPVAYLADKAAEWADMPLHKWLESVVKDDGSLSHIRELLGVRPDEQS